TctgggtgtttgctaattgctgctggctagtctgaaggagctgagtgggggaggagctgcgcctggaggcggggctaggtccagcCAGGCGTTTTCAGAGCGTCCATCTTGTCTTCCAGGTTGGGGCAGCCAGAGCTCCAAGGTTCAGATCCATCACAACACGTGGCTTCATTTCCCCGGACACAACATGCGGTGGATCCTCaccttcctgctgctcttcGTCCACGTGTGCGAGTTCGCAGAGGGCATCGTCTCCAACACGTCAGTCTGCAGGACGACTAGCATCCGGAGGACATTTTGTCCCCTCATGGACACTGACAGTCTTTCCTTTCGTGCAGGACAATGACCTCCAACCACCTCCATCTCTTCATGCCTGCCTTCATGGGTTTCATCGCTGCAACAACATCGGTTGTTTACTACCACAACATAGAGACGTCCAACTTCCCCAAACTGCTGCTGGGTAAGATTTCTCACTATTTGAAGTTAAATCACATCGAAATTATCGTTTTTTTAggtcagaaatgtgtttattgatgtCTTTGTGATCAGAGGTTTACATCACATCACATAATCTGGCAGTGTACAGTTTTCATCTGTACACTCTGAAGGTACAACCaatataaatatgacatattacaacaaatgataataaaaaagcatCTAATTGGAGCATATCCAGTTATCTGCCAACTTGGGCTGAAAGGCGTCTCAGCGAGAAAGAAGCCGTTACCCCAAAAGAAACAGTTTAAATGTCCACAGAGACAAACAGCCTCATTGTGGGAGACATGATGAAACTAAAGGCCATCCTGACCTTTGGAGGAAACACTCAGCGCTTGAACCAACTGAAGTGGAAgtattgaagcaacatctaaCACCGAGGagatgtatgtaaacttctgacctcagagacatgaataaataaacctgacattttctttctttccttcattaTTGTTTCTCTTAGTTTAGTCACTTCCACTAACCTGCAGACCTGAAACAGGAGACGATGTAACTCCAGAtgatgtaaacttctgaccgtCTCTCTTTGCTCCCAGTCCTCTTCATCTACTGGGTGTTGGCGTTCATAACCAAGTCCATCAAGCTGTGGAAGTTTGCAGAGTTTGGCGTCTGGTTCCAGTACCTGCGGTTCTGCATCACGGCCCTGTTGGTGATCCTGTACGGACTGCTGATGGCCGTGGAGATCAACGTCATCCGAGTCCGGGTTCGCTGCAGCATTCCCTCCTGCTCTGGAAAAACCTCAACAATCTGCTTCACCTCtctgattttgttcttttctttttgtagaaaTACGTTTTCTTCACCAACCCGCAGAAGGTGAAGCCGCCGGAGGATTTGCAGGATTTGGGCGTCCGCTTCCTGCAGCCGTTCGTCAACCTGCTCTCTAAGGTGCTTCTTGTAATTaactacactgaaaaaacacaaaatcttaccaagtttttttgtctagtttcttgaaagaagataaaactagcttacaagtaacttttcatgaAGATagaagagcttgttttaagttaaaacgTCTTGAATATTAAATACTGCCTcccctggcagattatttcagttaaaacatgacattttgtgcaattatacaaccgtacatctttgaaaagcagaagtggaacctcctgcacaaccaacaaaaatgcagtaaaatggtttctggatagcaaataaacaacaaaacactggtctttttcagcagccattgtacagcacatgccccggtaaaaccagctgaccaaacttACAGAAGTTCAgctggaactctgctggggt
The sequence above is drawn from the Poecilia reticulata strain Guanapo unplaced genomic scaffold, Guppy_female_1.0+MT scaffold_896, whole genome shotgun sequence genome and encodes:
- the LOC103461270 gene encoding ATP-binding cassette sub-family C member 9-like, with amino-acid sequence MRWILTFLLLFVHVCEFAEGIVSNTTMTSNHLHLFMPAFMGFIAATTSVVYYHNIETSNFPKLLLVLFIYWVLAFITKSIKLWKFAEFGVWFQYLRFCITALLVILYGLLMAVEINVIRVRKYVFFTNPQKVKPPEDLQDLGVRFLQPFVNLLSKATYWWMNPLIISAHKRPIELKKIGKLPIAMRALTNYLRLKDAYEDQRTGEDPDRAPSIWRSMYRAFGRPILLSSTFRYLADLLGFAGPLCIYGIVRNLGDDNNNTSANKNMVSR